One region of Dehalococcoidia bacterium genomic DNA includes:
- a CDS encoding ABC transporter substrate-binding protein encodes MRRSTITIPMAVLLLVALAVSVLPGCTATPAAPEGAKTIKLGLSVPFTGAAAEKGAPIGQGQLDAFKYINEELGGVEGYKIEPVWYDTNYDAAKATTIVKKLMDDGCAFFTVVSSKDMNASKEAANRVGFPGMVCFSSPSLTHPPQHIYAQLPDYGDDWAAFARYYLQSIWKGEGKPKMALMLLNNSTGYGVRDAARAAAEDLGIEIVAIEEHTATTISETDALTRIKDKNPDVIFISSTPAPTAVILKNAHDLKMIPGITVGCAHASFTKALIDLAGKDATQNVYGVYPTVNWGDNVPGMAKMMEYCDKRHPEYAGNNDYLIGWASSLINAEILRQAIKVSGGDALAKGDAAAWELAEKNGFMNVKNYDVEGLHGPVDFSNPVDKRGSKSVKIFQIHDGQMISQTGWVDAPNILYENFDWFGK; translated from the coding sequence GTGAGAAGAAGTACAATAACAATCCCAATGGCCGTGCTGCTACTTGTGGCTCTGGCCGTCTCCGTCCTGCCCGGCTGCACCGCAACACCCGCTGCCCCTGAAGGTGCGAAGACAATCAAACTGGGCCTCAGCGTCCCTTTTACCGGCGCGGCCGCCGAGAAAGGGGCCCCCATCGGCCAGGGCCAGCTCGATGCATTTAAGTACATCAACGAAGAGCTTGGTGGTGTCGAGGGGTACAAGATAGAGCCGGTGTGGTATGACACCAACTATGATGCAGCCAAGGCCACCACCATCGTCAAAAAGCTGATGGATGATGGCTGCGCGTTCTTTACTGTGGTTTCATCCAAGGATATGAACGCCTCCAAGGAAGCTGCCAACAGGGTCGGCTTCCCCGGAATGGTATGCTTCAGCTCCCCGTCGTTGACACATCCACCCCAGCATATCTACGCACAGCTTCCCGACTACGGCGATGACTGGGCCGCCTTTGCCAGGTACTACCTTCAGAGCATCTGGAAGGGAGAGGGCAAGCCCAAGATGGCCCTTATGCTGTTGAACAACTCGACAGGCTACGGTGTGAGAGACGCCGCCCGGGCGGCTGCCGAGGATCTGGGTATTGAGATCGTGGCGATCGAGGAACATACTGCAACCACGATATCCGAGACAGATGCTCTGACCAGGATCAAGGATAAGAATCCGGATGTGATCTTTATTTCCAGTACACCGGCGCCGACCGCGGTCATTCTGAAAAATGCCCACGACCTCAAGATGATACCGGGGATTACCGTTGGATGCGCGCACGCCAGCTTCACCAAAGCACTTATCGATCTGGCCGGCAAAGATGCGACACAGAATGTATACGGCGTATATCCCACAGTGAATTGGGGAGATAACGTGCCCGGCATGGCCAAAATGATGGAGTACTGCGATAAAAGGCACCCTGAGTATGCCGGAAACAACGACTATCTCATCGGCTGGGCTTCCAGCCTGATCAACGCCGAGATACTGCGCCAGGCCATTAAGGTATCGGGTGGCGATGCCCTGGCCAAGGGCGACGCCGCGGCCTGGGAACTGGCGGAGAAGAACGGTTTTATGAACGTCAAGAATTATGACGTGGAAGGATTGCACGGCCCGGTTGATTTCTCCAATCCGGTGGACAAACGCGGCTCCAAATCCGTAAAGATATTCCAGATTCACGACGGCCAGATGATTTCCCAGACAGGGTGGGTGGACGCTCCCAACATCCTTTATGAGAACTTCGACTGGTTCGGTAAATAA
- a CDS encoding PRC-barrel domain-containing protein: MLLSYLTGKKVLDSRGDLIGKVTDIEINLMSGTIKTLLVRSGLSRPVPVKLEDVIVAGDRIIIGKLKSDIKKVETFSFLGIKRRLLFNW; this comes from the coding sequence ATGTTATTGAGTTATCTGACCGGTAAAAAGGTACTGGATTCAAGAGGTGATTTAATTGGCAAAGTCACAGACATTGAGATAAATCTGATGAGCGGTACTATTAAAACCCTCCTCGTCAGATCCGGATTGTCACGCCCCGTTCCTGTTAAGTTGGAAGATGTCATAGTTGCCGGAGACAGGATTATCATCGGGAAGTTGAAATCGGATATTAAAAAAGTTGAAACATTTTCCTTTCTAGGCATTAAAAGAAGATTGCTCTTCAACTGGTAA
- a CDS encoding branched-chain amino acid ABC transporter permease: MEQLLQYTLTGLAVGMIYALIALGFALIWKSSRVANLALGQLVLISSWFAYSTLVDFELPIWAGMLLTILFAIFLGWMIERFTLRPMIGQPILSLIAVTLGIGYFLEGVVTMAWPISIARLPALFPQEPVSIGTAVISQEYLWAAGISIVLFILLSLFFKFHKMGIAMRASADDQLAVQACAVPITSIFSMSWIFACVVAAIGGILISSIGGITNALVETGFKSFSVVILGGLDSFIGCMVAGPIIGLCENVGAGYLTPLLGPGIKELIPFVIIIIVMLIRPYGLFGEERIERI, encoded by the coding sequence ATGGAACAATTGCTGCAGTACACCCTGACCGGCCTGGCGGTGGGCATGATCTACGCGCTCATCGCCCTGGGTTTCGCGCTCATCTGGAAATCGAGCCGCGTTGCCAACCTGGCGCTGGGTCAACTTGTGCTCATTTCGTCCTGGTTTGCTTACAGCACACTGGTGGACTTCGAACTGCCTATATGGGCCGGCATGCTGCTTACCATATTATTTGCCATATTTCTGGGCTGGATGATCGAACGGTTCACGCTGCGCCCGATGATAGGTCAGCCGATACTCTCCCTCATCGCGGTCACTCTGGGCATCGGCTACTTCCTGGAGGGCGTCGTGACCATGGCGTGGCCGATCAGTATCGCCAGGCTGCCGGCCCTCTTCCCGCAGGAGCCTGTCAGCATCGGCACCGCGGTGATCTCGCAGGAATACCTGTGGGCGGCGGGTATCTCGATTGTCCTGTTCATCCTGCTCTCCCTGTTTTTCAAGTTCCACAAGATGGGCATCGCCATGCGGGCCAGCGCGGACGACCAGCTGGCCGTGCAGGCATGCGCCGTGCCGATCACCAGCATCTTCTCCATGTCATGGATCTTTGCCTGCGTGGTGGCGGCGATAGGCGGGATACTGATATCGAGCATAGGCGGCATAACCAACGCCCTGGTCGAGACCGGTTTTAAGTCCTTCTCGGTGGTGATACTGGGAGGTCTCGACTCGTTTATAGGCTGCATGGTGGCCGGACCCATCATCGGGCTGTGTGAAAACGTGGGCGCCGGCTATCTGACGCCGCTGCTGGGGCCCGGCATTAAGGAGCTGATACCGTTCGTAATAATCATTATCGTCATGCTGATCAGGCCCTACGGCCTCTTCGGCGAAGAACGGATTGAGAGGATATAG
- a CDS encoding ABC transporter ATP-binding protein has protein sequence MLKLNNIEVSYLNVVKVLHGISISVDDGLVVALLGANGAGKTTTLKAISGLLRVEEGEITDGTIEWDGVRIDRKNAVDIGRLGIVQALEGRRVFEHLSAEENLLVGAFSRSSAQKVRADLKMVYGYFPRLEELKRNTAGYLSGGEQQMLVIGRAMMAAPKLMMLDEPSLGLAPMIVEQIYDIIRKFNKERSTSILLVEQNVRVALNTAHYGYVMENGRVVLDGSADYLKGREDVKEFYIGISASGEKKSYKEIKHYKRRKRWL, from the coding sequence ATGTTGAAATTGAATAACATTGAGGTGTCCTACCTCAATGTGGTTAAGGTGCTGCATGGCATCTCCATCTCAGTGGATGACGGCCTGGTGGTTGCCCTGCTCGGCGCCAACGGCGCAGGCAAGACGACGACGCTCAAAGCCATATCGGGTTTGCTGAGGGTCGAAGAGGGCGAGATCACCGACGGCACAATCGAATGGGACGGCGTCAGGATCGATCGCAAGAACGCTGTCGATATAGGCAGGCTCGGCATCGTGCAGGCGCTGGAAGGCCGGCGCGTCTTCGAACATCTTAGCGCCGAGGAGAACCTGCTGGTGGGCGCCTTTTCGCGCTCCAGCGCGCAGAAGGTTAGGGCAGACTTAAAAATGGTCTACGGTTATTTTCCGCGGCTGGAGGAACTGAAAAGGAACACCGCCGGATATCTCTCCGGAGGCGAACAGCAGATGCTGGTAATCGGACGTGCCATGATGGCCGCTCCCAAGCTGATGATGCTGGACGAGCCCTCCCTTGGGCTGGCCCCCATGATTGTCGAGCAGATATACGACATCATCCGCAAATTCAATAAGGAGCGCAGCACCTCGATATTGCTGGTCGAACAGAACGTGAGGGTGGCCCTCAATACGGCACACTACGGCTATGTCATGGAAAACGGGCGCGTTGTGCTGGACGGCTCCGCAGACTACCTGAAGGGACGGGAAGATGTGAAGGAGTTTTACATCGGCATCTCGGCTTCAGGTGAAAAAAAGAGCTACAAGGAGATCAAGCATTATAAACGCCGTAAAAGATGGCTTTAG
- a CDS encoding ABC transporter ATP-binding protein, translating to MTEKETILSIKNLSLWFGGVRALTDVSLDIRKNEILAIIGPNGAGKTCLLNCINGFYKPQKGEIRYKGKKINGIKSDHIAKMGIARTFQNIELYSGLSTLDNIMAARHVLMKQNIFSSLLYFGPAHHEEIEHRKTVEDIIDFLEIEHIRKSIVGSLPYGLRKRVELGRALALEPRLILLDEPMAGMNLEEKEDIARFIYDIFEGQGDTYPATPVLRDGVDSIVLIEHDMGVVMDIADRIVVLDFGRKIADGTPAEIAQDQKVIAAYLGEG from the coding sequence ATGACCGAAAAAGAAACCATACTCAGCATTAAGAACCTCTCTCTATGGTTCGGCGGAGTCAGGGCGCTCACCGATGTCAGCCTCGATATCCGCAAGAACGAGATTCTGGCCATCATCGGCCCCAATGGCGCGGGCAAGACCTGCCTGCTCAACTGCATCAACGGTTTCTATAAGCCACAGAAAGGCGAGATAAGATATAAAGGAAAAAAGATAAACGGCATTAAATCGGACCACATCGCCAAGATGGGCATCGCCCGCACCTTCCAGAATATCGAACTGTATTCCGGGCTGAGCACTCTGGACAACATCATGGCAGCCCGGCATGTGCTTATGAAGCAGAACATTTTCAGCAGCCTCCTTTATTTCGGGCCGGCCCACCATGAGGAGATCGAGCACAGAAAGACCGTGGAGGATATCATAGACTTCCTGGAGATCGAACATATACGCAAGTCGATCGTAGGCTCTCTACCCTATGGTTTGAGGAAAAGAGTGGAACTGGGCAGGGCGCTGGCTCTGGAGCCACGCTTGATCCTGCTGGATGAGCCGATGGCTGGCATGAACCTCGAAGAGAAAGAGGATATCGCACGCTTTATCTACGATATATTCGAGGGACAGGGCGATACTTACCCGGCCACACCGGTTCTGCGCGACGGAGTAGACTCGATTGTCCTGATCGAGCACGATATGGGAGTTGTAATGGATATCGCAGACCGCATTGTGGTGCTGGATTTCGGACGCAAGATCGCTGACGGCACCCCCGCCGAGATAGCTCAGGACCAGAAGGTCATCGCTGCCTATCTCGGCGAGGGATAG
- a CDS encoding branched-chain amino acid ABC transporter permease: MNLPCGIRNYSYGTDTAIIRTKTQWVLFILFLVTLSTMPFYLPRSGLEVMNLMGITVVSIVGLNILMGYCGQLSIGHAGFMAVGAYTTAILSNSLGLPFLASLILSGLSAGLVGLLFGMPSLRVKGFYLAITTIAAQFIIIWILNHWTDVTRGAMGMSVPIAEIGPLKLDNETDQFYLIMSIAALSVFFATNLARGRIGRAFIAVRDNDLAAEVMGINVFAYKLLAFFLGCFFAGIAGSLYAQYRGNITPEDFTFVQSILYIGILIIGGLGTAIGPILGVVFIRLLEQLVLFLSPMIEQTFSGLPTGFATGLSPLIFGLVMIIFLIFEPHGLAHRWQLFKASYRLWPFSY; encoded by the coding sequence ATGAATCTGCCCTGCGGTATACGCAATTATTCGTATGGCACGGATACTGCCATCATACGCACCAAGACGCAGTGGGTGCTGTTTATCCTCTTCCTGGTAACGCTGTCCACCATGCCGTTCTACCTTCCGAGGTCCGGCCTGGAGGTGATGAACTTGATGGGCATCACCGTCGTCTCTATAGTCGGCCTGAATATCCTGATGGGCTACTGCGGGCAGCTCTCCATCGGGCATGCGGGTTTTATGGCGGTGGGGGCTTACACCACGGCGATATTGAGCAACAGCCTGGGGCTTCCCTTCCTGGCATCATTGATCCTCTCCGGCCTCTCGGCCGGCCTGGTCGGCCTGCTGTTCGGCATGCCGTCGCTGAGGGTTAAAGGATTCTACCTGGCCATAACCACCATTGCCGCGCAGTTCATCATTATATGGATACTCAACCACTGGACCGACGTGACTCGCGGGGCGATGGGAATGAGCGTCCCCATAGCTGAGATCGGTCCACTCAAGCTTGACAACGAGACCGACCAGTTCTATCTAATCATGTCGATAGCAGCGCTGAGCGTATTCTTCGCCACCAACCTGGCCAGGGGCCGCATTGGCAGGGCCTTCATTGCCGTGAGGGACAACGATTTGGCGGCGGAGGTGATGGGCATAAACGTCTTCGCCTACAAGCTGCTGGCCTTCTTCTTGGGATGCTTCTTCGCCGGGATCGCTGGATCGCTATATGCCCAGTATCGCGGCAACATCACGCCGGAGGATTTCACCTTCGTACAATCCATACTGTATATAGGCATACTGATCATCGGCGGCCTGGGCACCGCCATTGGACCGATACTGGGAGTGGTCTTTATCAGGCTGTTGGAGCAGCTTGTGCTGTTTTTGTCGCCCATGATCGAGCAGACCTTCAGCGGACTGCCCACCGGCTTTGCAACCGGTCTGAGCCCGCTGATATTCGGGCTGGTTATGATTATTTTCCTCATCTTCGAACCGCACGGACTGGCGCACCGCTGGCAATTATTCAAGGCCTCATACAGGCTGTGGCCGTTCTCTTATTGA